The DNA window TCTTCCTTTCACTGCTCAGGGTCTCTCCTGCACTGTTCCTGTTGCTGGtgttgctactgctgctgcttaGGACTGATAGACAGATCTGAGCTAACTTGGCATAATGTCTTTTTGCTTTTGCATTAGATACAGCCTTCTGATGATGTTTTAGGGATCTGGACTTTGGGCATAACATTGTAACCCATAACATTGCTTCTGTCTAGGAAATGATGCCAACCACCATAGGCTGGCTTCACTACATTTCATAACAATCAAGACACTTCTCCAAATACATGCAGTAGGCAACTTGATCTGGACCATTTGTTAAATGACAGtctcttctcaggtgattctaggttatAGAAAGTCAAAACTAACCAGCAACTAAGTAGCCAGTTACAAAGTCTCCATGGTAATGAAGAAACAGGAGAACATTATCAAAGGAAATTTCCACCTTGATGATTAAATGGTGTTGAAAGCAGTTTGTTCAAGGCCATTCAGAGAATACAAAGAAGTTTACTACTTACATATTCTGCTACCTTTGATATTCTGCTTTTGTAAGGAAGAAAACTCTCGCAAACCTTTAAACATTGGGCAGAAAGCACatatgttctgttttgtttgaaaatACTAGGCATTCTCACTTTTGTGGTCATAGAAAAGTGTTATTAGGGAAAAACTCTCACACAGTATTAAGATGAAATTTGTCTTGTATGTAAGTTTTCAGGACTGACTATTTGGCACTGAACAATCAACTGGTGTGTTCTTCTCTGGGGAAGGCCACCTATTCTTCTCCCAGCATTACTCAATTGCTTTCAGTGCTTATTATATAGTTGAGGCACCATGGGCTCTTCCCTATGAACTTGGTCATGCACTTTGGTGTCATCCTTGATCAGTTCATGCCTGGGCAGTCCTGATGGTGACACTTTATGGATGTCACTTCTGACACCATgaggaaacacaatctcacagcagattccattttttttttaaaagcagaatggGACCTAGTTCCAGTTCATGCTATCATTTCAGGAACATAATTAGTTGCATTGCACAACAATGGAGATAGAATTTGATCAACAAAATAATTATGCACATGTGCTTCTCAAAAAGGATATGAAACAGATACAAAGGACCATGCACTTCAATGAatagtttgtttaattttaaaaacatagcacAGCTCACAAATGGAAGTGTATGTTCATAATTCAGAGCCAATAGTTTTTGGGAGAGGTACACTAAGAACTGTGAAAAAAACAGCAATCCAGTATGTACAGGAGGGCCGGAATTTAAAACAAACCAATCTACATTACCAAAATTTGTTATCGTTGTTGGGCAAGTATAATTACTAAATACCACTGGACCTAAGGTCAATTAACTGTAGTATTGGGTCTATGGGccgcgtcctgccacctggctagctttacaccagaaataattacacagaaactgtattcttataaacactgcctggccattagtttcagcctcttattggctaattctcacatcttgctttaaaccatatttagtaatctgtgtcgtaccacaaggggtggcttaccaggagagatcttaacctgtgtctgactcagagaggagaggcatggcatctgactgaggtgtctgcctgactctgctttctttctccctcccccaattctgttctgtctatgctgcctacctaattttctgtcctattaaagggccaaggcagtttcaatatatatttttttttgttttttttgagacagggattctctgtacctttggagcctcctggaactagctcttgtagaccaggctggtcttgaattcacagagatccgcctgcctttgcctcccaagttctggtattaaaggcgtgcaccaccgccgcctggctggcagtttatttattaaccaatgaaaataacacatagatagatgaccctcttccatcaatAACCATTGCAAAAAACTGGTATTATGTTTAAATGCTAAATTGGAATATGTATctatattacatatacacatttatattccTGGTGTCTCAAAAAAGTTAAATTACACTATCAGTCTGCTGTGGTGGTTTAGATCTGGTCTGTCTGTGATACCACTAATATCAAAAGAATGAatcatccaataaaaaatggagtacagacctaaacagagaactctcaacagaggaatctaaaatggctgaaagacactttaggaaatgttcaacatccttagtcatcagagaaatgcaatcaaaacaactctgagattccatcttacacttgtagtaagaatggccatgatcaaaaacactgatgacaacttatgctggagaggttgtggggtaaagggaacattcctgcattgctggtgggaatgcaagctggtatagcctctttgaatatcagtgtggcaatttcttagaaaattaggaaacaaccttcgtcaagacccagtaataccacttttggttatatattcaAAGGCTTCTCAattgtgctacaaggacatgtactcagctttgttcatagcagcattgtttgtaatagacAAAACCTgtgaacaatctaaatgtccttcaatggaagaaaggagaatgAACGCGGTACTTtaacaaaatggagtactacacatcagaaataaaaaaggacatcttgaattttgcaagcaaatggatggagctagaaaacatcattctgaggGACATAACTCAGACCAGAAACACAATtagcacatgtactcacacagaaGTAGTTTTTTAacatgaaacaagaaaaacaaaccagaaataaCAATCcgagagaagctagacaacaatgagaaccctaagagagacatacaaagatctaatctacaagggtagaagaaaaaggcaagttctcctgagtaaattgggaacatggggaccttgggagaggattgaaggggaggaaggggagaaacagagggaggagcagagaaaaatgtagagtgcaaaaaattttaaaaaaaatttaaaaaaatcctaaaatagagggcacacctgtgacaattttttatttgctaaaaTTGAGATCTTCTTCCAATATTGACTTGAAAGTTGAAAATTCAGATATTTAGTCTGCAACTTgatcccagaacacacacacctttaatccagatcacAAGGCTGGAAGACACGCCCTAAACTTGGCCACACCCTTCCTTCCCTTAGCCTTTAAAAGgacttggaagaaggaagatgtttCCCATTGCTGATTGACCTCACCTTGCAGCAAGTCCATTCGTTCCCTGGCAGTGGAGAATCGTCTTTGAAATTCCAGCAGAGACTGAAGAACAGCCAACAAGCAGACCTTCTGGACTGAGTTGAAGAGAAAAACACCCTGTTCTTCTTTGGATCCTGGGAAAACTTCACACTCCCAGGAGCCGATATGTCAGAGGACCTGGCAGCTAATAGCAGAGGCTCCACTCAGATCAGAGTCGAAAAATTCTCCTTAAGATGGACCATCAGCAACTTCTCTTTTTGCTTAGACGGAATCGTGGGGAACGACATTAAAAGTTCCACTTTCTCACCAGGAGCCAATGACAAGCAGAAATGGTATTTGAAAGCTCACGTGAATGGGATGGATAAAGAAAGCAGAGGCTACCTGTCAGTTTTCCTAGTGTTGCTCAGCTCTCCAACGAGCACGGTACGGGCAAAGTTCCAGTTTTGGATCATAGATGCCAATGGAGAGAAATCCCAAATCACGAAGAGTGGAAGAGTTTTGAGTTTCAAGCAAAACCAATACAGGGGTTTTAAAAAGTTCATCCTTCGAGATTTCCTTTTGTCCACTCCACATTTGCTTCTCCCAGATGACAACCTCACACTCTTCTGTGAGGTGAGCGTGCTGGTTCCGGACTACATCAGCGTCTCTGAAGAGAACACGCAGCCAAGGGTTGTGATTCCAAAGTGCACACTGGTCGATGAGCTAGGAAAGCTGTGGGAGACTTCCCACTTGACAGACTGCTGCCTGGTGGTAGCCGACCAGGAATTCCAGGCTCCAAGGCGATCTTAGCTGCTCGCTCTCCAGTTTTCAGAGCCATGTTTGAAGCTGACATGAAGGAGAGCAAAACCAACCGCGTTGAGATTCATGACCTGGAACCTCAAGTCTTCAAGACAATGATGGGCTTCATTTACACCGGGAAGGCACCCGACCTCCACAGCATGGCAGATGCTGTGCTGGCAGCTGCTGACAAGTATGGCCTGGAACGTTTGAAGGTCATGTGCGAGAGGGCCCTCTGCATGGACCTCTCTGTGGAGAATGCTGCCCACACTCTCTTCCTGGCTGACCTCCACAGTGCAGTGCAGTTGAAAACTGAGGCACTGGATTTCATTACAGCTCATGCTTCCGAGGTCTCTGAGACCTCAAGCTGGAAGAGCTTGGTCGACTCCTCTCCACACTTGCTGGCTGAACTATATGGCTCCCTGGCTTCTGCACATGGTCCTTGCCTGGAGCCCCCTCTCAAACGCCTGAAGAGATCTTAAGACCTTGTCAGCTGAGACTTACCTGTGTCTTCCAGAAGCAGGAGTCAGTACTGTTACTCATGACACCTGTGTAGACAATGGGCCCTGGGTTGTATTTACAGTGAGTGTGGAACATACAGCTGGTAGGTCTGGCTTCAATACTTCTGTAAATGTGTTGAATGGcgggtagagggagggggagcacTGGACTCTGGTCTGATTTTTGTCCAATTAGATGCAAACTGGGATTTAGGGTTTTGGTGAACCCAAGCTCTTCCCAGTAAGGTTTCTTTGCAGAAAACTGTCTGGATTGTATTGAGAAGACCATATGATTAAAGGCTCAggacaatggaaaaaataaacatgaatgtttGCTtacaagagaaggggaaaagaaagaagacattttccCCTCCAAACTCAGCATGTGCAAACTGGAGATTTGATGACCCAGTTGAGAAAGCAATTGTTTTTCCTGCTGCGGACCCTTGATCACTTCGGAGCACACATAGGGGGCTCTTCAACCATCTCTAACTGGGGATCCTGAGGAGATGAGGTCCTACTCTTGTCTCCATGGGCTCAGTCATCTCTGTAGATAAATACTTacccaaataaaatgtaaaatgagtaatgtaaaaaattgtcattttaaagGTTATAGATCcatacagaaacaaatgaaaacaatccCAGAAGCCTTAATTCTTGACACTAGCTACTGAATCTAAAATATCATGTTGTAGTTTGGTCATTTAGTTCTTTTCTGCTCTGTGTCTAACTCTCCTGCTCCATGTCAGCCTTAAAGATTTATGCGTTAGTAATCATAGTAGTTTTTTAAACTAGCAGCACCAAAGCACTTGAAAGGACAGACCAGATTTAGTCGTCCTCAAGATACACACACCCACTCATGTATGCATcactcaggcacacatacatgaaatccTGCCAAATGTTTTGGACAGCTCTGTTGAATTTTTTAAGGAAAGGTATGTTCAGTTATCTGACCACTATGCCAAGAAGACAGAATTCAAGGCTGCACATAACAGAAAGTACAAAAAACTGATAATTAGAGAGTCTAGTTACAGACTCGTTCAAGCCAGTTTTAAGGGGCCATACATTTTCAAACAGAACACCAAATCACGGGAAGAAGAGAATTTCATTTCCAAAGCTGTAATGATCTGCCCCtctgcacccccacccccttttttgttCTATTTGGCTGTACAGATTTCTTTCCTGGTGTCCTTAATTTCTTCAAGTGGATCTGAAGTTCTC is part of the Arvicola amphibius chromosome 8, mArvAmp1.2, whole genome shotgun sequence genome and encodes:
- the LOC119821220 gene encoding LOW QUALITY PROTEIN: speckle-type POZ protein-like (The sequence of the model RefSeq protein was modified relative to this genomic sequence to represent the inferred CDS: inserted 1 base in 1 codon); translated protein: MSEDLAANSRGSTQIRVEKFSLRWTISNFSFCLDGIVGNDIKSSTFSPGANDKQKWYLKAHVNGMDKESRGYLSVFLVLLSSPTSTVRAKFQFWIIDANGEKSQITKSGRVLSFKQNQYRGFKKFILRDFLLSTPHLLLPDDNLTLFCEVSVLVPDYISVSEENTQPRVVIPKCTLVDELGKLWETSHLTDCCLVVADQEFQAXKAILAARSPVFRAMFEADMKESKTNRVEIHDLEPQVFKTMMGFIYTGKAPDLHSMADAVLAAADKYGLERLKVMCERALCMDLSVENAAHTLFLADLHSAVQLKTEALDFITAHASEVSETSSWKSLVDSSPHLLAELYGSLASAHGPCLEPPLKRLKRS